The DNA sequence CCACGCAATTCCACAATGAACCGGACGCACAATGATATCCTGAGCGAGGTCGAATGGCGGCGCAGTGCAGCGCCCGTTCCATACCTCGCCGCACTGGCGGAGCAGGAGGCGCGCAACCGTGCCATCGCCGCGGGCGAGGCCGAGGAGCTGATCTGGCTGCTGGAGCATCCGCCGGTCTATACCGCCGGCACCAGCGCCGCCCCGGCCGACCTGATCGATCCCCGCTTCGAAGTGGTGGAGACGGGGCGGGGCGGGCGCTACACCTATCACGGGCCGGGGCAGCGCGTGGGCTATGTGCTGCTGGACCTTGCGCGACGGGGGCGCGATGTCCGCCGCTTCGTCCACGGGCTGGAGACATGGGTGATCGCCACGCTCGCCGATTTCGGCGTGGAGGCATGGGCGGTGCCCGATCGGATCGGCATTTGGACGCGCGATGTGGATGGCAGCGAGGCGAAGATCGGCGCCATCGGCGTGCGCGTGCGCCGTTGGGTGACGATGCATGGCTTCGCGCTCAATCGCGACCCCGATCTCAGCCATTTCACCGGCATCGTGCCCTGCGGCATTGCCGATTACGGCGTCACCAGTCTTGCCCGGCTGGGCATATCGGTTGCGCCGGAGGAGCTGGATGAGGCATTGCGCGCGCATGCCGC is a window from the Altererythrobacter sp. B11 genome containing:
- the lipB gene encoding lipoyl(octanoyl) transferase LipB, whose translation is MNRTHNDILSEVEWRRSAAPVPYLAALAEQEARNRAIAAGEAEELIWLLEHPPVYTAGTSAAPADLIDPRFEVVETGRGGRYTYHGPGQRVGYVLLDLARRGRDVRRFVHGLETWVIATLADFGVEAWAVPDRIGIWTRDVDGSEAKIGAIGVRVRRWVTMHGFALNRDPDLSHFTGIVPCGIADYGVTSLARLGISVAPEELDEALRAHAADFLAALTASE